A stretch of Novipirellula artificiosorum DNA encodes these proteins:
- a CDS encoding BBP7 family outer membrane beta-barrel protein, which yields MKTSLLKCVAIALGLSVGMTVGSAVQAQNAAQPDGYQPPSKWSRFNSVKSTAKNVLQTISTAANQETASGDEGQDAELAEPTDSFSELPSPQRNSPPTEQPTSPPEAELLPPAMPVPDPQASGTPNDESQATASPSDQMPHPEAVPMPGQEMVFPTTHDGRPFQPLQSQNGVPMQQLGPPPMGPTPAMGPPYQPAPHFAGPAYNPASNCGTPTRPPLNPWFGGFNVLMLDVEDHSDRSILAWTADGAKALNLSEVDSDSGAAFEIFGGRYLDDARFGLSVSYLFFDPSSEESRIAPPTAGDYHVAIDAWDAISIDPTGGATYDTVYNHMALADAYRLRRDMRFQGVEVNLASFGLMGAQRAAGLCSEGSAGTGLGAALGLNSGCYGYGSSTGPLVRSTTGRVRVQTSHGFRWFQLEDELELAANVDGLAGFAAQDLYSNLDIDNNLYGYQFGSRLTYCIGNRFHLGLGGKFGIYSNDVEMRHRIGTTTVDAHVTGSTAELINTESSDTSIATMGELDLGLGARLNNAWTLRGGYRLMGMTGVATTAGSLDHAYDSVESSRQIDANDSLILHGGYVGLDFNW from the coding sequence ATGAAGACCAGTTTACTGAAGTGTGTGGCGATCGCGCTGGGATTGTCCGTCGGGATGACGGTTGGCTCGGCTGTCCAAGCCCAGAATGCGGCACAGCCCGACGGCTATCAGCCACCATCGAAATGGAGTCGATTCAATTCGGTCAAGTCAACGGCCAAAAACGTCTTACAAACGATCTCAACGGCCGCAAATCAGGAAACAGCAAGCGGCGACGAAGGCCAAGACGCGGAACTCGCCGAACCGACCGATTCGTTCAGTGAGTTGCCCTCGCCCCAACGGAACTCGCCCCCTACGGAACAGCCAACGTCGCCGCCCGAGGCAGAGTTATTGCCGCCTGCAATGCCGGTCCCTGACCCGCAAGCATCCGGGACTCCGAATGACGAATCGCAGGCCACTGCATCACCAAGTGATCAGATGCCGCATCCGGAAGCGGTTCCGATGCCGGGACAGGAGATGGTTTTTCCAACGACTCACGACGGCAGGCCGTTCCAGCCTTTGCAATCGCAGAACGGCGTTCCGATGCAGCAGCTGGGACCGCCCCCAATGGGGCCAACGCCAGCGATGGGGCCACCCTATCAACCAGCTCCACACTTTGCTGGGCCGGCATACAATCCCGCGTCCAACTGCGGCACTCCGACACGTCCTCCCCTGAACCCCTGGTTTGGCGGATTCAATGTATTGATGCTGGACGTCGAAGACCATTCCGATCGCAGCATTTTGGCTTGGACTGCAGATGGCGCCAAAGCGTTAAACCTGAGTGAGGTCGATTCGGACAGTGGTGCGGCATTTGAGATTTTCGGCGGCCGTTACCTCGACGACGCGCGATTTGGATTGAGCGTTAGCTACCTGTTCTTTGACCCAAGTAGCGAAGAGTCGCGGATCGCGCCCCCTACCGCTGGCGATTACCATGTGGCGATCGATGCCTGGGACGCCATCTCCATCGACCCCACGGGTGGAGCTACGTACGATACCGTGTACAACCACATGGCGTTGGCAGACGCTTACCGATTGCGTCGCGACATGCGTTTTCAGGGCGTGGAAGTCAATCTAGCCAGCTTTGGCTTGATGGGCGCACAGCGGGCTGCTGGACTGTGTAGCGAAGGCAGCGCAGGCACGGGACTCGGCGCAGCCTTGGGACTCAATAGCGGATGCTATGGGTACGGTAGCTCGACCGGCCCCCTTGTCCGCAGCACCACAGGCCGTGTGCGAGTGCAAACGAGTCACGGATTCCGATGGTTCCAACTTGAAGACGAGCTCGAACTCGCGGCCAACGTTGACGGCTTAGCAGGCTTTGCTGCACAAGACCTCTACAGCAACCTCGATATTGACAACAACTTGTATGGTTACCAATTTGGTTCGCGATTGACCTATTGCATCGGCAATCGATTCCACTTGGGTCTGGGGGGAAAATTCGGCATCTATAGCAATGATGTCGAAATGCGGCACCGTATCGGTACCACCACCGTCGATGCCCATGTCACCGGCTCGACAGCCGAATTGATCAACACGGAGTCCTCCGATACGTCGATTGCGACGATGGGAGAGTTAGACCTCGGATTAGGTGCTCGGCTGAACAACGCATGGACGCTTCGCGGTGGCTATCGATTGATGGGCATGACCGGCGTTGCGACAACGGCGGGGTCGCTCGATCATGCCTACGACAGCGTTGAGTCGAGTCGCCAAATCGATGCCAACGATTCGCTAATCCTGCACGGTGGTTACGTCGGACTCGATTTCAACTGGTAG
- a CDS encoding prenyltransferase/squalene oxidase repeat-containing protein, which produces MYRLIAVTLCLTISFTGFALTVHAQSGGDSRSDTGPALAVAIDRSVNRGIDFLQSRGQAADGSFSGETGAAVTALCVDAILKNRPQAIHDPVIQNALKYLESKFQGDGGIYETGSLHQNYETSVAVGALVRSNRDGQYDSALKRAELFLKGMQWDEGEGAETSDTAYGGAGYGKHKRPDLSNTSFFLDALHDLGNGPEDEAIQKALKFVLRTQNLSDEGNDTDFAGKVGDGGFYYTPAAGGQSMAGESDSGGLRSYGSMTYAGLRSMIYAGLTADDPRVQAAMEFIRNTYSLESNPGMGNAGLYYYYHTFAKALDAAGVEVLDDAAGNPHAWRAELANTLIAQQQDDGSWVNKKSDRWMEGDRQLVTAYSLLALAYCRPN; this is translated from the coding sequence ATGTATCGCTTGATCGCCGTCACGCTTTGTCTCACGATTTCGTTCACTGGATTTGCCCTCACCGTCCATGCGCAATCTGGGGGCGATTCCCGTTCGGACACGGGCCCTGCCCTAGCAGTGGCCATCGACCGATCGGTTAACCGCGGGATCGATTTCCTCCAATCACGCGGTCAGGCAGCGGATGGGTCCTTTAGCGGAGAAACGGGAGCTGCGGTGACGGCGCTTTGCGTTGACGCCATCTTGAAGAATCGGCCTCAAGCGATCCACGATCCGGTCATTCAGAATGCGCTCAAGTACCTCGAATCAAAGTTCCAAGGGGATGGTGGGATCTACGAAACCGGTTCGTTGCATCAAAACTACGAAACCTCGGTCGCCGTCGGTGCTTTGGTGCGATCCAACCGAGACGGCCAATACGACAGCGCCCTCAAACGCGCCGAGTTGTTCTTGAAGGGAATGCAATGGGACGAAGGAGAAGGCGCCGAAACGTCCGATACGGCCTATGGTGGTGCGGGATACGGCAAGCACAAACGCCCCGATTTGTCGAACACCTCCTTCTTTCTCGACGCGCTGCACGATTTGGGCAACGGACCTGAGGATGAAGCGATTCAAAAAGCGTTGAAGTTCGTGCTGCGAACACAGAATTTGTCAGACGAAGGGAACGACACGGACTTTGCAGGCAAAGTGGGGGATGGTGGTTTTTACTACACGCCGGCCGCTGGGGGCCAAAGCATGGCCGGAGAAAGCGATTCGGGCGGTCTGCGGAGCTATGGATCGATGACCTATGCCGGGTTGAGGAGCATGATCTACGCCGGCTTGACCGCCGACGACCCACGCGTCCAAGCAGCCATGGAGTTCATTCGCAATACCTACTCGCTTGAGAGCAACCCTGGAATGGGGAACGCTGGCCTTTACTACTACTATCACACGTTCGCCAAAGCACTCGATGCGGCAGGGGTGGAAGTGCTGGATGACGCCGCTGGCAATCCCCACGCATGGCGAGCCGAGTTGGCGAATACCTTGATCGCTCAGCAACAGGATGACGGATCGTGGGTCAACAAGAAAAGTGACCGCTGGATGGAAGGTGACCGGCAATTGGTTACCGCCTATTCGTTGCTGGCCCTGGCCTATTGCCGGCCCAATTAG
- a CDS encoding PAS and helix-turn-helix domain-containing protein, protein MHHRSAPATFRSRIDPPELDPGSIWRALSRTPGVGVSITDAEGRLLFVNDTSKVLFSKSSDIDYEGKRISDFHPPEFVAERLELIARVLREGKPLSLCHIYHGRRIESTVWPIRDRTPPFNRVIVVTQARTADQSHHGSTEPQIESVKTQYIGLGPLQVLTRRELEVLVLLGHGLSVPRAAAVLHRSPKTIERHKDSISKKLKLHGQANLVTLTTSIGLELSDAKLKRFSSDKADKK, encoded by the coding sequence ATGCATCATCGATCGGCACCGGCGACATTCCGTTCTCGAATCGACCCTCCCGAACTTGATCCCGGATCGATCTGGAGAGCACTTTCGCGAACCCCCGGCGTGGGCGTCAGTATCACGGATGCGGAAGGCCGGCTGCTGTTCGTCAACGATACGTCGAAGGTACTTTTTAGCAAGTCGAGTGACATCGACTACGAAGGCAAACGAATCAGCGACTTCCATCCACCTGAATTTGTTGCCGAACGCCTTGAGCTGATCGCCCGCGTTTTGAGAGAGGGTAAGCCGTTATCCCTCTGCCACATCTACCATGGCCGGCGAATCGAATCGACGGTTTGGCCGATCCGTGATCGAACGCCACCGTTTAACCGCGTGATTGTGGTCACTCAAGCAAGAACAGCGGATCAATCGCATCACGGAAGCACCGAACCGCAGATTGAATCGGTGAAAACTCAGTACATTGGCCTCGGGCCGCTCCAGGTATTGACGCGGCGAGAACTGGAAGTCTTGGTGTTGCTTGGCCATGGTTTAAGTGTTCCAAGAGCCGCTGCGGTGCTGCACCGCAGCCCCAAGACGATCGAACGTCATAAAGATTCGATCAGCAAGAAGCTAAAACTGCATGGACAAGCCAACTTGGTGACCTTGACCACGTCGATTGGATTGGAACTCAGCGACGCGAAGCTAAAGCGTTTTTCATCCGACAAAGCGGATAAGAAATAG
- a CDS encoding sugar phosphate isomerase/epimerase family protein, with protein sequence MARPVTMFTGQWADLPLAELAPMLAGFGYDGIELACWGDHFEVDRAMAEDDYCDKKRKFLDDAGLQCHAISAHLVGQAVLDNIDARHKSILPDYIWGDGDPSGVNDRACEELKQTARAAQKFGVGVVNGFTGSSIWHLLYSFPPVPQSMLDDGFQLLADRFNPILDVFGECGVNFALEVHPTEIAFDIYTAQRALEALDHRKEFGFNFDPSHLIWQGVDPVQFIRAFPDRIYHVHIKDAIVTLDGRTGINCSHLNFGDPRRGWDFRSPGRGGVNFEEIIRALNDINYQGPLSIEWEDSGMERSFGAKEACEFTKKLDFSPSNIAFDAAFDE encoded by the coding sequence ATGGCTCGACCTGTCACGATGTTCACTGGCCAATGGGCTGATCTTCCGCTCGCTGAACTCGCACCCATGCTTGCTGGATTTGGCTATGACGGCATCGAACTCGCCTGCTGGGGCGATCACTTCGAAGTCGATCGCGCTATGGCCGAAGACGATTACTGCGACAAGAAGCGAAAGTTTCTTGACGACGCTGGCTTGCAGTGCCATGCCATCAGCGCCCACTTGGTCGGCCAAGCGGTCTTGGACAATATTGATGCACGTCACAAGTCGATTTTGCCTGACTACATCTGGGGCGACGGCGATCCCTCCGGCGTCAATGATCGGGCTTGCGAGGAACTGAAACAAACGGCTCGTGCAGCCCAGAAATTTGGCGTTGGCGTCGTCAATGGCTTCACCGGCAGCAGCATTTGGCATCTGCTTTATTCGTTCCCACCGGTTCCTCAGAGCATGTTGGACGACGGTTTTCAATTACTGGCCGACCGTTTTAACCCCATCCTCGACGTGTTTGGCGAGTGCGGTGTGAACTTTGCCCTTGAAGTTCACCCCACCGAGATTGCCTTCGATATTTATACGGCCCAAAGAGCACTCGAAGCGCTCGATCACCGCAAAGAGTTTGGCTTCAACTTTGACCCGAGTCACTTGATTTGGCAGGGTGTCGATCCGGTGCAGTTCATTCGGGCGTTCCCTGACCGGATCTATCACGTTCACATCAAAGATGCGATTGTGACTCTGGATGGCCGTACCGGAATCAATTGCAGCCACTTGAACTTTGGCGATCCTCGCCGTGGTTGGGATTTCCGAAGCCCTGGTCGTGGCGGCGTGAATTTCGAAGAGATCATTCGAGCGCTCAACGACATCAACTATCAAGGCCCGTTGTCGATCGAGTGGGAAGACAGCGGCATGGAACGATCGTTTGGTGCCAAGGAAGCCTGCGAGTTCACGAAAAAACTCGACTTCTCGCCTAGTAACATTGCATTCGATGCAGCGTTTGACGAGTAA
- the thiS gene encoding sulfur carrier protein ThiS: MISITVNGQQVQIESSMSVQQMLDTVDVPPNYLAVEINANVVPREQYASTMVRDNDEIELVTLVGGG, translated from the coding sequence ATGATTTCGATCACTGTGAACGGCCAACAAGTCCAAATTGAATCGTCGATGAGTGTCCAGCAGATGTTGGACACTGTCGACGTGCCGCCGAACTACCTGGCTGTTGAGATCAACGCGAATGTTGTGCCGCGTGAGCAGTACGCATCGACGATGGTCCGTGACAACGATGAGATCGAATTGGTAACGTTAGTCGGCGGCGGCTGA
- a CDS encoding 3-keto-disaccharide hydrolase → MKNTTKPVHSVCLLVVLAVWLVSDRPGLAFADESSSNPEHHEHHEQQGAGETESWIDLFNGENLEGWTVKIAGHTLGDNFANTFRVEDGILKCEYDDYGPFEGRYGHLFSDLAYAHYRLRLEYRFVGRMLSDAPGYVDLNSGVMLHSQSPQSMELDQGFPASLEMQFLADLGKGQRQTGNVCTPGTHLVINGDLIKQHIVKSSGPTLPADQWVAVEMEVRGHDEIIYRVEGKEVLRYQNPQLDPGSKEAEPILARGADPKLSFGHIALQAEGQRVWFRNIQLLPLAGE, encoded by the coding sequence ATGAAAAACACGACCAAACCGGTCCACTCTGTATGTTTGCTTGTTGTCCTGGCGGTTTGGCTCGTGAGCGACAGGCCGGGGCTTGCCTTTGCCGATGAGTCCTCATCAAATCCCGAGCATCATGAGCATCATGAGCAACAAGGTGCAGGCGAGACGGAGAGCTGGATCGATCTGTTCAACGGTGAGAACCTGGAGGGATGGACCGTCAAAATCGCCGGTCACACCCTAGGCGACAACTTTGCAAATACGTTCCGCGTGGAAGATGGCATCCTGAAATGCGAATACGATGACTACGGCCCGTTCGAAGGACGCTACGGGCACCTGTTTTCAGACCTTGCCTATGCCCATTACCGGTTGCGGCTTGAATATCGCTTTGTTGGCCGCATGCTTTCGGATGCTCCAGGATATGTCGATTTGAATAGCGGTGTCATGCTGCATTCGCAATCACCCCAAAGCATGGAACTTGATCAAGGATTTCCTGCGAGTTTGGAAATGCAATTCCTGGCCGATCTGGGCAAAGGCCAACGCCAGACCGGAAATGTGTGCACGCCTGGAACGCACTTGGTGATCAACGGAGACCTGATCAAGCAGCATATCGTTAAATCGTCAGGCCCCACGCTGCCAGCGGACCAATGGGTCGCCGTTGAAATGGAAGTCCGAGGTCATGACGAGATCATCTATCGTGTCGAGGGAAAAGAAGTGTTACGTTACCAAAACCCTCAATTGGATCCCGGCAGCAAAGAGGCGGAGCCCATTCTCGCCCGTGGAGCTGACCCCAAACTGTCTTTTGGTCACATTGCACTACAGGCCGAGGGACAGCGTGTTTGGTTTCGAAATATCCAACTGCTGCCACTAGCGGGAGAGTGA
- a CDS encoding serine/threonine protein kinase produces the protein MNPLDLFRRPGTRGPQPQAHMTWASRSLSMTVNRTGVFLRKQIWVWPIIAVILLSTIGYFVSSAIESTIKGNVHAGLESFVHIETEMLKKWFAVQESTAESLANDASVREISYELFGEALDGEPSQGTSPAPHKALARELGPAMAAHDYVGFLLADKSKRIVSSSHSALIGEQDIPEYDHFLERALSGETFVSPPFSSVVMMKNSKGRSRMGVPTMYVCAPIRDASFQVVIGVLALQIRPEDEFTKILHLGRVGASGETYAFNTDGVMVSNGRFDEELILLGLLPDHEDSRSMLQLMVRDPGQDMTQGFRPAVRRSQLPLTEMAADAIAGNSGINVEGYRDYRGVQVIGAWHWMPNYEIGVATEVDAAQSFRPLVILQRTFMFIYSLLILSAIAIFVFTVVVARLQRQARDAVIEAQQLGQYTLEEKLGEGGMGVVYKGHHSMLRRPTAIKLLHSDKVNDSSIARFEHEVQITCQLNHANTIAIYDYGRTPEGVFYYAMEFLDGIDLQALVDAYGRLPESRVIHILLQVCGSLYEAHSQGLVHRDIKPANVMLNRRGCEPDVVKVLDFGLVKAVDQAAEQEGGNEGSLTGTPLYMSPESIQAPMTVDARSDIYAVGAVGYFLLTGKPVFQARGLVELCQKHVDELPQPIGEHRNINVSSQLEDAIMSCLEKSRAKRPQTARDLGLLLSKSPAVGQWTIEDGDRWWGRHERGSQSSKTADSTSQPQKATTSPPGIATLDQTMDLTANEPPHPEP, from the coding sequence ATGAATCCACTTGACCTATTTCGGCGCCCAGGAACCCGAGGTCCTCAACCTCAAGCGCACATGACCTGGGCATCGCGCAGCTTGTCGATGACCGTCAACCGAACGGGAGTGTTCTTAAGGAAACAAATTTGGGTTTGGCCGATCATCGCTGTGATCCTGCTTTCTACCATCGGCTACTTTGTTAGCAGCGCGATCGAATCGACCATCAAGGGAAATGTGCATGCCGGCTTGGAATCCTTTGTGCATATCGAAACGGAGATGCTCAAGAAGTGGTTTGCGGTTCAGGAATCAACCGCAGAGTCCTTGGCGAATGACGCTTCGGTTCGAGAGATTTCCTATGAACTGTTCGGTGAGGCGTTGGATGGCGAACCATCGCAAGGAACATCGCCCGCCCCCCATAAAGCTTTGGCACGTGAACTTGGCCCGGCCATGGCTGCGCATGACTATGTGGGCTTCCTGCTGGCGGACAAATCGAAGCGAATCGTCTCTTCTTCGCATTCGGCTTTGATCGGCGAGCAAGACATCCCCGAGTATGACCACTTTCTTGAGCGAGCGCTGAGTGGTGAAACGTTTGTCTCGCCACCGTTTTCCAGCGTCGTGATGATGAAGAACTCCAAGGGACGGTCGCGGATGGGCGTACCAACTATGTATGTGTGTGCACCCATTCGGGACGCCTCGTTTCAAGTCGTCATCGGTGTACTCGCGCTGCAAATTCGTCCCGAGGACGAGTTCACAAAGATCCTGCATCTGGGCCGAGTGGGCGCTTCCGGCGAAACCTATGCATTCAATACGGACGGCGTCATGGTTAGCAATGGTCGGTTCGATGAGGAATTGATTCTGCTCGGACTGTTGCCCGACCACGAGGATTCGCGATCGATGCTACAACTGATGGTACGTGACCCGGGGCAGGACATGACCCAGGGGTTCCGACCCGCCGTTCGACGCTCACAATTGCCATTGACAGAAATGGCTGCCGATGCCATCGCCGGCAACTCTGGGATCAACGTCGAGGGCTATCGCGACTACCGTGGAGTGCAGGTCATTGGCGCTTGGCATTGGATGCCGAATTACGAAATCGGGGTCGCGACCGAAGTCGATGCAGCTCAGTCCTTTCGCCCCTTGGTGATTCTGCAACGTACCTTTATGTTCATCTATTCGCTGTTGATCCTCAGCGCCATTGCCATCTTCGTCTTTACCGTGGTTGTGGCACGATTGCAGCGTCAAGCCAGAGACGCCGTGATTGAAGCTCAACAATTGGGACAATACACGTTGGAAGAAAAACTGGGCGAAGGCGGCATGGGCGTGGTCTACAAAGGCCATCATTCCATGCTGAGACGGCCGACTGCGATCAAGTTGTTGCATTCGGACAAGGTGAACGATTCGTCAATCGCCAGGTTTGAACATGAGGTCCAGATCACCTGTCAATTGAACCATGCTAACACGATCGCGATCTATGACTACGGGCGCACACCCGAGGGCGTTTTCTACTACGCGATGGAGTTTCTTGACGGAATCGATTTACAAGCATTGGTGGACGCTTATGGGCGTTTACCCGAATCGCGAGTCATCCATATTCTGTTGCAGGTTTGTGGTTCACTCTATGAAGCCCACTCCCAAGGACTCGTGCATCGCGATATCAAGCCTGCCAATGTGATGCTGAATCGACGCGGCTGCGAGCCTGATGTGGTGAAGGTGCTCGATTTCGGTTTGGTGAAAGCGGTCGACCAGGCTGCCGAGCAAGAGGGTGGTAACGAGGGATCGCTGACGGGAACACCGCTGTACATGTCGCCGGAATCCATTCAAGCACCGATGACGGTTGACGCCCGGAGCGATATTTATGCCGTGGGCGCTGTAGGCTATTTCTTGCTGACCGGTAAACCCGTCTTTCAAGCCCGTGGGCTAGTCGAATTGTGCCAAAAGCATGTCGATGAACTGCCACAACCGATTGGCGAACATCGTAACATTAACGTTTCCAGCCAGTTGGAAGATGCGATTATGAGTTGTCTCGAGAAATCACGTGCGAAACGCCCTCAGACAGCTCGAGATCTGGGACTGCTCCTCTCCAAGAGCCCTGCGGTCGGCCAGTGGACCATCGAAGACGGGGACCGTTGGTGGGGCCGACACGAGCGAGGGTCGCAGTCGTCGAAAACCGCGGATTCAACATCCCAACCACAAAAGGCGACCACATCGCCCCCGGGAATCGCTACACTCGACCAGACGATGGATCTCACCGCGAACGAACCCCCTCACCCAGAACCTTGA
- a CDS encoding Trx7/PDZ domain-containing (seleno)protein — translation MWNVFRTVTVLLSLVLSASAQTREEKVRADRERVEAEGRWLYNDLDEAYRQARSSGKPILVVLRCIPCEECVKLDDELVDTHPGIKPLLDQFVCLRIVGTNGLDLNVFQYDTDQSFAVFMLNADKTIYGRFGTRSHRTEWLQDVSLDGMAKALEGAITLHSRYPANKDALAGKQGKPLEFASPERYPSLTDQYSSTLDYEGDVVKSCIHCHQIGDARREYYWSRGKSIPERILFPYPHPKSIGILFDPDQCATVKEIAAHSPAENSGLRAGDEIRSINAQPLLSTADVQWILDNVAPSGGSLSLELSRDGHLLTTTLDLKAGWRRADDISWRVSSWGLARIALGGMRLSTLDDLERKRLAIGQGKMALRVRSVGKYGAHATAMRAGVKAEDILVKFDGRDDFSREADLFAHVNSTHQPGDRIEIQVLRQGERLSFSLPIQP, via the coding sequence ATGTGGAACGTTTTTCGGACCGTCACCGTCTTGTTGTCACTCGTGCTCTCCGCGTCTGCACAAACTCGAGAAGAAAAAGTCCGCGCGGATCGGGAACGGGTCGAAGCCGAGGGCCGTTGGCTGTACAACGACCTCGATGAAGCGTACCGACAAGCTCGCAGCTCGGGGAAGCCCATTCTCGTCGTCTTACGCTGCATCCCATGCGAAGAGTGCGTGAAGTTGGACGATGAACTGGTGGACACCCATCCTGGAATCAAGCCACTGCTGGATCAATTCGTCTGCCTGCGGATCGTTGGCACCAATGGTCTTGACCTAAACGTTTTCCAGTATGACACCGATCAATCTTTTGCGGTCTTTATGCTGAATGCTGACAAGACAATCTATGGGCGTTTTGGCACACGATCGCATCGCACCGAATGGCTACAGGACGTGTCGCTCGATGGGATGGCGAAGGCCTTAGAAGGGGCGATCACGTTACACTCGCGATATCCCGCCAACAAAGACGCATTGGCCGGAAAACAAGGCAAGCCGCTTGAATTCGCGTCCCCCGAGCGTTACCCGAGTCTTACGGATCAGTATTCCAGCACGCTTGACTACGAGGGTGATGTCGTCAAGAGTTGCATTCACTGTCACCAGATTGGAGACGCGAGACGTGAGTATTATTGGAGCCGCGGCAAGTCGATCCCCGAGCGGATTCTGTTTCCCTACCCGCACCCAAAATCAATCGGTATCCTCTTCGATCCGGACCAATGCGCAACGGTAAAAGAAATCGCAGCCCACTCGCCCGCGGAGAATTCAGGGCTGCGAGCGGGCGATGAGATCCGCAGCATCAATGCTCAACCACTTTTATCCACGGCCGACGTACAGTGGATACTCGACAACGTCGCTCCCAGCGGAGGCTCGTTGTCATTGGAACTCAGTCGCGATGGCCATCTCCTCACAACCACTCTCGATTTGAAGGCTGGATGGCGGCGTGCCGACGACATTTCATGGCGAGTTTCCTCGTGGGGACTCGCCCGAATCGCCCTTGGAGGCATGCGGCTTTCGACACTCGACGATCTGGAACGAAAACGTCTTGCGATCGGGCAGGGCAAGATGGCACTGCGTGTACGTAGCGTCGGCAAATATGGCGCCCACGCCACCGCAATGCGAGCCGGCGTGAAGGCGGAAGACATCCTGGTTAAATTCGATGGGCGAGATGACTTTTCTCGCGAAGCGGACCTGTTTGCCCATGTCAACTCGACTCACCAGCCTGGTGACCGGATTGAGATCCAAGTGTTGCGTCAGGGAGAAAGACTCTCCTTTTCGCTGCCGATTCAGCCGTAA
- a CDS encoding sulfatase family protein: MLVLFAIVPFVDPHGIAEETRAENDEGMPNIVLMMTDDQGYQDLGCFGSEKIRTPAFDQMAREGTRFTDFYVAQAVCTASRAALMSGCYPNRIGLQGALNHTSRNGIHPDELLMPEICKSKGYATALYGKWHLGTVKEYLPHAHGFDEFFGIPYSNDNTKYHPVLADSMPPLPLYDGTEIIETDPDQSQFTRRCTQRAVKFIEQNRDRPFFLYMPHIMPHVPIFASEQFRGTSAAGLYGDVIEELDWSVGQVLQALKDQGVEDRTLVIFFSDNGPFLSYGDHAGSADPLREGKLTVFDGGVRSPCIMRWPGQIPAGRDCSEPVMSIDLLPTICDLLDAPLPEKTIDGRNILPILRAEQDAKSPHQALFFYAGQQLQAVRSGDWKLHFPHPYLTTAAEPGVNGKPSNWGKLKAKSITQSGIDGIASRHGYRVENLETVTLFNLRSDPGETVNVAADHPQQVERLSALAHPIRKALGDSLTGVVGEEVRPCAVLAD; this comes from the coding sequence GTGTTGGTTTTGTTTGCGATCGTGCCGTTTGTTGATCCGCATGGTATTGCAGAGGAGACGCGTGCAGAGAACGACGAGGGCATGCCAAACATCGTGTTGATGATGACAGATGATCAAGGCTATCAGGATCTCGGTTGTTTCGGATCCGAAAAGATTCGCACTCCAGCCTTCGACCAAATGGCGAGGGAAGGAACTCGATTTACCGATTTCTACGTGGCGCAAGCTGTCTGTACCGCTTCGCGTGCTGCACTGATGAGCGGTTGTTACCCGAATCGCATCGGTCTGCAAGGTGCACTCAACCACACCAGCCGCAATGGCATCCATCCCGATGAACTGTTGATGCCCGAAATTTGCAAATCCAAGGGCTATGCAACGGCCCTGTATGGAAAATGGCACCTTGGCACGGTCAAAGAGTATCTGCCACACGCTCATGGATTCGATGAATTCTTCGGCATTCCCTACTCCAATGACAACACCAAGTACCATCCGGTGCTTGCGGACTCCATGCCTCCGTTACCATTGTATGACGGCACCGAGATCATCGAGACCGATCCCGATCAATCTCAGTTTACGCGCCGGTGTACGCAGAGAGCCGTGAAGTTCATCGAACAAAATAGGGATCGGCCCTTCTTCCTGTACATGCCACACATCATGCCGCATGTGCCCATTTTTGCATCGGAGCAATTCAGGGGTACGTCGGCCGCAGGGCTCTATGGTGATGTAATCGAAGAATTGGATTGGTCGGTCGGACAAGTCTTGCAAGCCCTCAAAGACCAGGGCGTCGAGGATCGCACCCTGGTCATTTTCTTTTCCGACAACGGGCCTTTTCTCTCCTATGGAGATCACGCCGGCTCGGCAGATCCGTTACGTGAGGGAAAACTAACGGTGTTTGACGGTGGCGTACGCAGCCCCTGCATCATGCGTTGGCCGGGCCAGATTCCTGCGGGGCGTGACTGCTCCGAGCCGGTGATGTCGATCGATCTGTTGCCGACGATCTGTGACCTTCTGGATGCACCACTGCCAGAAAAGACGATTGACGGACGAAACATTCTTCCGATCTTGCGGGCGGAGCAAGACGCGAAGTCCCCACACCAAGCTCTCTTTTTCTACGCAGGCCAGCAACTTCAAGCCGTTCGATCCGGCGACTGGAAACTGCATTTCCCCCATCCGTATCTGACCACGGCCGCCGAACCGGGCGTCAACGGGAAACCGTCCAATTGGGGAAAGCTGAAAGCGAAATCCATTACCCAATCCGGCATCGATGGGATCGCGAGCCGCCACGGTTATCGGGTGGAGAACCTCGAGACGGTCACGCTCTTCAACCTGCGGTCCGACCCGGGGGAAACCGTCAACGTGGCGGCGGATCACCCCCAGCAGGTTGAGCGGTTGAGTGCACTTGCACACCCCATTCGCAAGGCCCTCGGGGACTCACTAACCGGAGTTGTCGGCGAGGAAGTTCGGCCCTGCGCCGTACTCGCGGATTGA